One segment of Candidatus Poribacteria bacterium DNA contains the following:
- the tkt gene encoding transketolase, translated as MTKLDELCVNTLRFLSVDAVEKAKSGHPGAPMGAAPTAYVIWTRFLRHNPLNPLWPDRDRFILSMGHASMLLYSLLHLTGYDMSIEELRSFRQWGSHTPGHPEYDPHRGVETTTGPLGQGFGNAVGMAIAEAFLAARYNRPGHKIVDHYTYVMASDGDLMEGVSAEAASLAGHLGLGKLIVLYDSNRITIEGSTDIAFSEDVAKRFEAYGWQVLRVKDGNDVDDIAEAIQIARKDLSRPSLIIVPTHIGYGSPKQDSAAAHGAPLGPEAVEAAKGNLGWPLEPSFYIPDEALKRFRQAVTEGERMESDWSERFETWRREYPDLAKEWEMGQDWELPEGWEEKVPTFPTEKEIATRNASGEVLNAIASHIPYLIGGSADLAPSTKTYLKEFTDFQKGNHEGRNLRFGVREHAMGAILNGMMLHRGVLAYGGTFLVFSDYMRPPIRLAAMMGIPVRYIFTHDSIGVGEDGPTHQPVEQLPALRAIPNLVVIRPADANETAQAWIAALKRKDGPTALILTRQSLPVLDPDRYPIREGVKRGAYVLSESSGGKPDLILIGTGSEVHLALKAQEKLASEGIKARVVSMPSWELFEMQEPEYRRYVLPPDMPRLAIEAAVPLGWHRWVGDRGDVIGLNRFGVSAPGKVALEKLGFNVDNVLAHARKLVR; from the coding sequence GGTTTCTATCCGTTGACGCTGTGGAGAAGGCCAAATCAGGTCATCCCGGCGCGCCTATGGGGGCGGCGCCGACCGCATATGTGATATGGACCAGGTTCCTGAGGCATAATCCGCTTAATCCCCTCTGGCCTGACAGGGATAGGTTTATCCTTTCCATGGGACATGCCTCCATGTTGCTTTACAGCCTCCTTCATCTGACGGGCTACGATATGTCGATTGAGGAGCTCAGGAGCTTCAGACAGTGGGGAAGCCATACGCCGGGCCATCCGGAGTATGATCCGCACCGCGGTGTGGAGACGACGACCGGCCCGCTGGGACAGGGTTTCGGAAACGCCGTGGGGATGGCCATAGCGGAGGCCTTCCTGGCGGCCAGATATAACCGGCCCGGTCATAAGATCGTGGATCACTACACCTATGTGATGGCGAGCGATGGAGATCTGATGGAGGGCGTCTCCGCTGAGGCGGCCTCACTGGCCGGACATCTCGGCCTGGGGAAGCTGATAGTGCTCTATGACAGCAACCGAATCACCATCGAAGGATCGACCGATATAGCGTTCTCCGAGGATGTGGCCAAGAGGTTTGAGGCCTATGGATGGCAGGTGCTGAGGGTGAAGGACGGTAACGATGTGGATGATATCGCCGAAGCCATTCAGATTGCCAGGAAGGATCTGAGCCGGCCATCGCTTATCATCGTCCCAACCCACATCGGCTACGGCAGCCCGAAACAGGACTCCGCAGCAGCCCATGGTGCTCCCCTCGGTCCAGAGGCGGTCGAGGCCGCTAAGGGAAACTTGGGATGGCCCCTTGAGCCGAGCTTCTACATACCCGATGAGGCCTTGAAGCGGTTCCGCCAAGCCGTGACCGAAGGGGAAAGAATGGAATCGGACTGGAGTGAGAGGTTTGAGACCTGGCGACGTGAGTATCCGGATCTGGCGAAAGAGTGGGAGATGGGGCAAGATTGGGAGTTGCCGGAGGGATGGGAGGAGAAGGTGCCGACGTTTCCGACCGAGAAGGAGATCGCCACGCGTAACGCCTCCGGCGAGGTCCTTAACGCCATAGCCTCTCATATACCATACCTCATCGGCGGATCGGCCGATCTGGCACCCTCGACGAAAACCTATCTGAAGGAGTTCACCGATTTCCAAAAGGGAAACCATGAAGGACGTAACCTCCGTTTCGGCGTTCGGGAACACGCCATGGGTGCCATCTTGAACGGGATGATGTTGCATAGAGGGGTCCTAGCCTATGGAGGAACCTTCTTGGTCTTCAGCGATTACATGCGGCCGCCGATTCGGCTGGCGGCGATGATGGGTATACCGGTTAGATACATCTTCACACATGATAGCATCGGCGTGGGCGAGGACGGCCCGACACATCAGCCGGTCGAACAGCTTCCCGCTCTGAGGGCGATACCCAATCTGGTCGTGATCCGGCCGGCCGACGCCAACGAGACAGCACAGGCGTGGATTGCGGCCTTAAAGCGAAAGGACGGCCCGACGGCATTGATACTGACGAGACAGAGCCTACCGGTGCTCGATCCCGACCGTTATCCGATCCGCGAAGGGGTTAAGAGAGGGGCCTACGTGCTTTCCGAATCATCTGGCGGCAAACCCGATCTGATACTTATCGGAACTGGCTCTGAGGTCCATCTGGCCCTGAAGGCTCAGGAGAAGCTCGCCTCTGAGGGCATCAAAGCCAGAGTCGTCAGCATGCCGAGCTGGGAGCTCTTCGAGATGCAGGAGCCGGAATACCGGAGATATGTATTGCCCCCCGATATGCCGCGTCTCGCCATCGAAGCGGCGGTTCCGCTGGGATGGCATAGATGGGTAGGCGACAGGGGCGATGTTATAGGGCTAAACCGATTCGGCGTCTCCGCTCCGGGGAAGGTGGCGCTGGAGAAGTTGGGCTTCAATGTGGATAACGTCCTGGCACATGCCAGGAAGTTGGTAAGATAA